In Nerophis ophidion isolate RoL-2023_Sa linkage group LG03, RoL_Noph_v1.0, whole genome shotgun sequence, the following are encoded in one genomic region:
- the LOC133549847 gene encoding tubulin beta-4B chain-like, producing the protein MREIVHIQAGQCGNQIGAKFWEVISDEHGIDPTGTYHGDSDLQLDRINVYYNEATGGKYVPRAVLVDLEPGTMDSVRSGAFGQIFRPDNFVFGQSGAGNNWAKGHYTEGAEVVDSVLDVVRKESENCDCLQGYQLTHALGGGTGSGMGTLLISKIREEYPDRIMNTFSVVPSPKVSDTVVEPYNATLSIHQLVENTDETYCIDNEALYDICFRTLKLTTPTYGDLNHLVSSTMSGVTTCLRFPGQLNADLRKLAVNMVPFPRLHFFMPGFAPLTSRGSQQYRALTVPELTQQAFDAKNMMAACDPRQGRYLTVATMFRGRMSMKEVDEQMLNVQNKNSSYFVEWIPNNVKTAVCDIPPRGLKMSVTFIGNTTAIQEMFKRISEQFTAMLRRKAFLHWYTGEGMDEMEFTEAESNMNDLVSEYQQYQDATAEDEGEGEEEPEED; encoded by the exons ATGAGGGAAATCGTGCACATCCAAGCCGGCCAGTGTGGCAACCAGATTGGTGCCAAA TTCTGGGAAGTAATTAGTGACGAGCATGGCATTGACCCCACCGGGACCTATCACGGAGACAGTGACCTGCAGCTGGACAGGATCAATGTTTACTACAATGAAGCCACAG GCGGTAAATATGTGCCCCGCGCTGTTCTTGTGGACTTGGAACCAGGCACCATGGACTCTGTGAGATCCGGAGCCTTTGGGCAGATATTTCGACCAGACAATTTTGTGTTTG GTCAGAGCGGTGCTGGTAACAACTGGGCCAAAGGTCATTATACCGAGGGAGCTGAGGTGGTGGACTCGGTCCTGGATGTTGTGCGCAAAGAGTCGGAAAACTGCGACTGCCTGCAAGGTTACCAGCTCACACATGCTCTCGGCGGGGGAACAGGATCAGGCATGGGAACCTTGCTCATCAGCAAGATCCGTGAGGAATACCCCGATAGGATCATGAATACGTTCAGCGTGGTGCCTTCCCCCAAG GTGTCCGACACGGTGGTGGAGCCGTACAACGCCACGCTGTCCATCCACCAGCTGGTTGAGAACACGGATGAAACCTACTGCATCGACAACGAGGCTCTCTACGACATCTGTTTCCGCACGCTCAAGCTGACCACGCCCACTTACGGAGACCTGAACCACCTGGTGTCCTCCACCATGAGCGGAGTCACCACTTGCCTGCGCTTCCCTGGTCAGCTCAACGCCGACCTCCGTAAACTGGCCGTCAACATGGTGCCCTTCCCTCGTTTGCACTTTTTCATGCCGGGCTTTGCCCCCCTGACTAGCAGGGGGAGCCAGCAGTACCGAGCCCTAACCGTTCCCGAACTTACTCAGCAAGCGTTCGACGCCAAGAACATGATGGCGGCGTGCGACCCACGTCAAGGCCGCTACCTGACCGTGGCCACCATGTTCCGGGGGCGCATGTCCATGAAGGAGGTGGACGAGCAGATGCTCAACGTGCAGAACAAGAACAGCAGCTACTTCGTCGAGTGGATCCCCAACAACGTCAAGACCGCCGTCTGCGACATTCCGCCCCGCGGCCTCAAGATGTCCGTCACCTTCATCGGCAACACCACGGCCATCCAGGAGATGTTCAAGCGTATCTCCGAGCAGTTCACGGCCATGCTGCGGCGGAAGGCCTTCCTGCACTGGTACACGGGCGAAGGCATGGACGAGATGGAGTTCACCGAAGCCGAAAGTAACATGAATGACCTGGTGTCCGAGTACCAGCAGTACCAGGACGCCACCGCGGAGGATGAAGGGGAAGGCGAGGAGGAGCCTGAAGAAGATTAA